From a region of the Myxococcus stipitatus genome:
- a CDS encoding methyltransferase domain-containing protein, whose translation MYLMESTEEGRRLLAQEGASGYVRSVLVATGLQPGARALDAGCGPGGISETMAELVGPAGAVVGLDLNEERLREARARNAHRPWVRFAQADVRRTGLPDASVDYVWSQYVFEYLPDRPVALAELMRVTRPGGRVVVSDIDGLGFQNWPFPEHLRVGTQRIVDALATRGFDLHVGRKLFSEFRSAGLQDVRVHLLPYYLVAGAADERLMKDWEIRFAALEPVAAPAFGGHAPYQEHCREFLRMLADPDGFKYAVTLVTEGTRP comes from the coding sequence ATGTACTTGATGGAGTCGACGGAGGAGGGGCGGAGGCTGCTCGCACAGGAAGGAGCCTCCGGGTATGTCCGGTCCGTGCTCGTGGCGACCGGGCTCCAGCCAGGGGCGCGGGCGCTCGACGCGGGCTGTGGACCCGGAGGCATCTCGGAGACGATGGCGGAGCTGGTGGGCCCCGCTGGCGCCGTCGTCGGCCTGGACCTCAACGAGGAGCGCCTGCGCGAGGCCCGGGCTCGCAACGCGCACCGCCCCTGGGTCCGTTTCGCCCAGGCGGATGTCCGCCGCACGGGGTTGCCGGACGCGTCCGTGGACTACGTCTGGAGCCAGTACGTCTTCGAGTACCTGCCGGACCGCCCCGTCGCGCTCGCGGAGCTGATGCGGGTCACCCGGCCCGGGGGCAGGGTGGTCGTCTCGGACATCGACGGCCTGGGTTTCCAGAACTGGCCATTCCCGGAACACCTGAGGGTAGGGACCCAACGCATCGTCGATGCCCTGGCCACGCGGGGGTTCGACCTGCACGTGGGGCGCAAGCTATTCTCCGAATTCCGCAGTGCGGGGCTCCAGGACGTCCGCGTCCACCTGCTCCCGTACTATCTGGTCGCGGGGGCGGCGGATGAACGCTTGATGAAGGACTGGGAGATTCGCTTCGCCGCGCTCGAACCCGTGGCCGCGCCGGCCTTCGGGGGGCATGCGCCGTACCAGGAACACTGCCGCGAGTTCCTGCGCATGCTGGCCGACCCGGATGGATTCAAATACGCCGTGACGCTGGTGACGGAAGGAACCCGGCCTTGA
- a CDS encoding PilZ domain-containing protein gives MSVPTQDVLIVHPNEGRRAALAEVLGVHRVVAVESQVEATRRMEVSAPTLIIAPPDNARRFLRHVDRAAPEAVRVFVCAQSDRQGLEELVETAAEGHVFSTLDDSLTVSELGRRLTSLLQHRSSARVAPSTSLTVRFRLDGVTYTGSCLDVGNFGAALRVPLGASLNAFIQGTALESLTMERDGRTVLHVPRAFVRHAQQVHASTQPYLRLGITWGEAMDELTQPPSIRMRDPVIVLAALRKAVRRDAAIWLHFLDTPSSHFRLDAPVVELMDGRAVLRGLNDGTFPAEVGDVLQLSFEVGGQSYTGATSVLSRGEHDVMLSVPRTFSLKNRRGLQRFRLGPEHRFLVIFNAPINGERITRSVLDLSGRGFAFPFDASCEVLPAGSQLEASLLLPDGSEVPVRAEVRSVDAVTTDSRFDRRLRPYRCGVRLLDVPSAVRDAIQDAFMASRCAAADDGGSRPFPTIWRMMEESHYGFHPDYAFGREPEYMRDLEHTHDRLARAKDLGRSIVYSDEGEMMGHVSGLRMHSRSWLVQHLAVRPGYHRHEQIANELTALTVEMGEAIEDVEFLRYMWRADNRWPNRLGTWLARVMESRGFSLLRTFHYLRLPLEGTRPMPEEGLPAVREARPEDREWLESHLRSRGQVVRVLAEDLQADDEARRTLKARFEAAGLYRDRRLFVVDGEHGPLAMALVEEASPGLSLIEVTNAFWLECADRAHPQAGAALRALVRHGIEHARARGRPSAVALAEPPDVALVAEAGFKDQGRFCEWIFHRSMVRRWTDLWRSLFERLSRPRRARVEESACT, from the coding sequence ATGAGTGTCCCCACTCAGGACGTCCTGATTGTTCATCCGAACGAGGGCCGCCGCGCGGCGCTGGCGGAGGTGCTGGGAGTCCACCGGGTCGTCGCGGTGGAGTCGCAGGTGGAGGCCACGCGGCGGATGGAGGTCTCGGCGCCCACGCTCATCATTGCACCACCGGACAATGCGCGGCGCTTCTTGAGACATGTCGACAGAGCTGCCCCGGAGGCCGTGCGCGTGTTCGTCTGTGCCCAGTCGGACCGCCAGGGCCTGGAGGAGCTGGTGGAGACGGCCGCGGAGGGGCACGTCTTCAGCACGCTCGACGACAGCCTCACCGTGTCGGAGCTGGGGCGGCGCCTGACGAGCCTGTTGCAGCATCGCTCCTCGGCGCGCGTGGCGCCCAGCACCTCGCTGACCGTGCGCTTCCGGCTCGACGGGGTGACGTACACCGGCAGCTGCCTGGACGTGGGCAACTTCGGCGCCGCGCTGCGCGTCCCGCTCGGCGCCTCGCTCAACGCCTTCATCCAGGGCACGGCCCTGGAGTCGCTCACCATGGAGCGCGACGGCAGGACGGTGCTGCACGTGCCGCGCGCCTTCGTCCGCCACGCGCAGCAGGTCCACGCCAGCACGCAGCCCTACCTGCGGCTGGGAATCACCTGGGGCGAGGCGATGGACGAACTCACCCAGCCGCCCTCCATCCGCATGCGCGACCCCGTCATCGTCCTGGCCGCGCTGCGCAAGGCGGTCCGTCGGGACGCCGCCATCTGGTTGCATTTCCTCGACACGCCGTCCTCCCACTTCCGGCTGGACGCGCCGGTGGTGGAGCTCATGGATGGGCGCGCCGTGCTGCGGGGCCTCAACGACGGCACGTTCCCGGCGGAGGTGGGGGACGTGCTGCAGCTGTCCTTCGAGGTCGGCGGGCAGAGCTACACGGGGGCCACCAGCGTGCTGTCGCGGGGCGAGCACGACGTGATGCTCAGCGTCCCGCGCACCTTCAGCCTCAAGAATCGCCGCGGCCTGCAGCGCTTCCGCCTGGGGCCCGAGCACCGCTTCCTCGTCATCTTCAATGCCCCCATCAACGGCGAGCGCATCACCCGCTCCGTGCTCGACCTGAGCGGGCGCGGCTTCGCCTTCCCCTTCGATGCCTCCTGCGAGGTGTTGCCCGCCGGCTCGCAGCTGGAGGCGTCCCTGCTGCTGCCGGACGGCTCGGAGGTGCCGGTGCGCGCGGAGGTCCGCTCGGTCGACGCCGTCACCACCGACAGCCGGTTCGACCGGCGGCTCAGGCCCTACCGCTGCGGCGTGCGCCTGCTCGACGTCCCCAGCGCCGTGCGCGACGCCATCCAGGACGCCTTCATGGCCTCGCGCTGCGCGGCCGCGGACGACGGGGGCTCGCGGCCCTTCCCCACCATCTGGCGGATGATGGAGGAGTCTCACTACGGCTTCCACCCGGACTACGCCTTCGGCCGCGAACCGGAGTACATGCGCGACCTGGAGCACACGCACGACCGGCTGGCCCGGGCCAAGGACCTGGGCCGCTCCATCGTCTATTCGGACGAGGGGGAGATGATGGGCCACGTGAGCGGGCTGCGGATGCACTCGCGTTCGTGGCTGGTGCAGCACCTGGCCGTGCGCCCCGGCTACCACCGCCACGAGCAGATCGCCAACGAGCTGACCGCGCTCACGGTGGAGATGGGCGAGGCCATCGAGGACGTGGAGTTCCTGCGCTACATGTGGCGCGCGGACAACCGGTGGCCGAACCGGCTGGGCACGTGGCTGGCGCGGGTCATGGAGAGCCGCGGCTTCAGCCTGTTGAGGACGTTCCACTACCTGCGGCTGCCGCTGGAGGGCACCCGTCCCATGCCGGAGGAGGGGCTGCCTGCGGTGCGGGAGGCCCGCCCGGAGGACCGGGAGTGGCTGGAGTCGCACCTGCGCTCGCGGGGGCAGGTGGTGCGGGTGCTCGCCGAGGACCTCCAGGCGGACGACGAGGCGCGGCGCACGCTCAAGGCGCGCTTCGAGGCGGCGGGGCTGTACCGGGACCGGCGGCTGTTCGTGGTGGATGGGGAGCACGGCCCGTTGGCGATGGCGCTGGTCGAGGAGGCCTCGCCGGGCCTGAGCCTCATCGAGGTCACCAACGCCTTCTGGCTGGAGTGCGCCGACCGCGCGCATCCCCAGGCCGGGGCCGCGCTGCGCGCGCTGGTGCGCCATGGCATCGAGCACGCCCGCGCCCGGGGGCGACCGTCCGCGGTGGCCCTGGCGGAGCCGCCGGACGTGGCGCTCGTCGCGGAGGCTGGATTCAAGGACCAGGGGCGCTTCTGCGAGTGGATCTTCCATCGCTCCATGGTCCGCCGATGGACGGACCTGTGGCGCTCGCTCTTCGAGCGCCTCAGCCGCCCCCGGCGCGCCCGCGTCGAGGAATCTGCATGTACTTGA